A portion of the Pseudorasbora parva isolate DD20220531a chromosome 1, ASM2467924v1, whole genome shotgun sequence genome contains these proteins:
- the cd68 gene encoding macrosialin, with translation MKQGLLLIALFIAATALTSGEYSSAFMPSLLPDHDPNTTTQAPNTTTHAPNTTTLAPNTTTHAPNTTTHAPNTTTHAPNTTTHAPNTTTHAPNTTTHAPNTTTAPPPVPTPPTNLTVGKYNVSGAAGICILADLAIGIRVNTSEVNDTFIVQPSKTTVEGQCSEKTATITLNFKEGQFILKFKNNETTKMVYVELVEYALTYAFKFNVSKDYSGKNDTLELFAAPPGHSYSCSAETVYMGNGVSLDLSNYRLQAFNIQKNEFGTTDLCKADKPDYRVPIAVGIILIILIIIVVIAYLISRKRRSNGYQSL, from the exons ATGAAACAAGGATTATTATTGATCGCGCTTTTCATTGCTGCAACAG CTCTCACCTCAGGGGAATATAGTTCAGCTTTTATGCCCAGTCTGTTGCCAGATCATGACCCGAACACGACGACCCAAGCCCCAAACACAACAACTCATGCCCCAAACACAACAACTCTTGCCCCAAACACAACTACCCATGCCCCGAACACAACTACCCATGCCCCAAACACAACTACCCACGCCCCAAACACAACTACCCACGCCCCAAACACAACTACCCACGCTCCGAACACAACTACCCATGCCCCAAACACAACTACCGCTCCACCACCAGTACCAACCCCACCCACCAACTTGACAGTGGGGAAGTATAATGTTAGTGGTGCGGCAGGCATCTGTATTCTGGCTGACTTGGCAATCGGGATTCGTGTGAACACCAGTGAG gttaatgatacatttattgTTCAGCCAAGCAAAACTACTGTCGAAGGACAATGTTCGGAAAAAACGGCTACTATCACTCTGAATTTCAAAGAAGGCCAATTTATcctaaaatttaaaaat AATGAAACAACAAAAATGGTCTATGTCGAGTTAGTGGAGTATGCCTTGACCTATGCTTTCAAATTTAACG TATCAAAAGACTACAGTGGGAAGAACGACACTCTTGAGCTGTTTGCCGCGCCTCCGGGCCACTCTTACTCCTGCAGTGCTGAGACCGTGTACATGGGCAACGGCGTGAGTCTAGATCTGAGCAATTACAGACTTCAGGCCTTCAACATCCAAAAGAACGAGTTCGGTACAA CTGATCTATGCAAGGCTGATAAACCGGACTACCGCGTTCCCATCGCTGTGGGTATAATCCTCATCATTCTCATCATCATTGTAGTCATTGCTTATCTTATCAGCAGGAAACGAAGAAGTAATGGATACCAGTCACTATAG
- the si:ch211-212k18.8 gene encoding uncharacterized protein si:ch211-212k18.8 isoform X3, which translates to MLKRLAIDVCSRWEKGGYIPEPNNGALSRNCGRNITEIVLNTFIKDQPKNMTSEAELEVSDVASGTASGSGDAGTLLEVTFQKNPRQKYKYLEAEPKILGVTEIALTFFFIGCRYLIYVGKTDSEFQTTANSIMLAFSVVGIIAGSVAIAAQNLHLPTLKACLGMQVVTCAAYVICLLLTMKNPALSNTCWRYLHHNETVYEETCQLLELHTAAR; encoded by the exons atgttaaaacggcttgccatagaTGTATGCTCCAGATGGGAGAAGGGGGGATACATTCCGGAGCCAAACAACGGAGCCCTTTCCAGGAACTGTGGGCGCAATATAACAGAGATTGTTTTGAACACATTCATTAAAGACCAGCCGAAGAACATGACAA GCGAAGCCGAGCTAGAGGTTTCGGATGTTGCCTCGGGGACGGCGAGCGGTTCAGGCGACGCGGGGACTTTACTGGAAGTTACTTTTCAGAAGAACCCTcgtcaaaaatacaaataccTGGAGGCAGAACCCAAGATTTTAGGG GTGACGGAGATTGCGCTGACTTTCTTCTTCATTGGTTGCAGATATTTGATTTATGTTGGTAAAACTGACAGTGAATTTCAGACTACAGCAAACAGCATCATGCTAGCGTTCTCCGTTGTT GGCATTATTGCTGGCAGTGTGGCGATAGCAGCGCAGAATCTCCACCTACCGACA CTCAAGGCATGTTTGGGAATGCAGGTGGTCACATGTGCGGCATATGTGATCTGCCTTCTCTTGACAATGAAGAATCCTGCATTATCTAATACCTGCTGGCGTTACCTCCATCATAACGAAACAGTATATGAAGAAACATGTCAACTTTTAGAG